A segment of the Candidatus Zixiibacteriota bacterium genome:
GTTTGACAAGAATCTGACAGAAATCCTGTGGGGGTAGATGGTCTCAGGACTCCTGAGTTTCGAAGGATCTGTCCCCAACCGCATTCCGATTGAGGGCGATGCATATAGCATCGCCCTTTGCATATTGCACCCATTATCACACCCCCTTGCCGGAAGACATATAAACTTGACATAGTCCCGCCTGGCACGTTTTGTTGATTAATATCTACAATGCGAAAGGCATCACTGTGGGATTCCGGAAGAGACCGTTTCTATTCTCGGCTATTGTCGGACAAGAGAAACTCAAGACGGCATATCTCGCCAATATCGTCAATCCCGGCATCGGCGGCCTTCTGATATCTGGACCAAAGGGCACCGGCAAAAGCACAGTCGTGCATTCAATCACCACGGTATTGCCGGACTATGACGCTGTCGAGGACTGCGATTTCAATTGCGATCCCGACAGACCGGACAGATTCTGCACGCTCTGCCATGAGAGATCAGACGACTGACATGTCAGTAGCCGCCCGCAGATCGATTCTCGCCAGGGAATACTCCTGCCCCGCCAACGCTGTGTTTGCGAACACGAGAGCGATCAGGGACACTATAAGACACAGTACACGTAGGTTCATCTCGAAATCCTCCTAATCATGTCTGGTTAGACCTTGGGCGGTAACGATAGCCAAGCACTCAGAAGTATAAGACGGACAAACTTGTCAATTGTTGCAAGAAAGGCGAGGCAGGCAGGATACTACTTCTGGAATCCACAGTTTACGGACATTGGCCTGAATAGCGGCATAATTGTCTGCGCGGCTTGAGCACCGGTCACGCAGTGGTGAAATGCCTGTGTGGATCACCTTACTGCACAATCCTTGCCTCTTGAATTGTCTGCTAAAGGGCATACATAACCAAGGGAAAGAGCACGAATTGAGTCCATCAGCAATCTCCGGCTCGCCTCGCGCATATCAGAAAAAGTCAAAAAGATCGTTGAGCGACACAGCTGTGCTAACTGCTGATACCAAGACCATGATGATTACAGCTATGTATTCTATGGCTAAATGGACTTCACCAAAAACAAACATCACGAGCTGCTGGACTAAGGGAATGTGGGAGCCTGTCCCATGGAGCAGTCCATAAGTCGCGAGACTGAGAATAATGCCTGAAGCAAGCGGTCCAGCCAGTCCTTTGACGAGGAGCAGTCCTGCAAGAAGCAATCCCGCTGAGAAGAAGTGCCAAAAGTGCCCATTGTCAGAGGAAAGCAGAGCGTACGTAAGGCAGCCCAGGAATGCAACCCCAGCCGATAGGGTCGGTATCGCCATCCTGTCTTTCACTCTGGCTACCATCAGATACCAAATCGCGAGAGTGATAATCACACCGTATCCCAAGATTTCGAGCGCGATTAACATCGCATGGTCTGGACCGATACTTGATCGGAGAATCCACAATATGAATACGTATATAAAATAAGAGGCCGTACTCCACCGCACAGCCAACCTCGCCGCGTTGCTGTCTCCGAGGTTTACATGGCGCATCGCCGCTCTTCGATAAGAATACGGATCCCGTTGTATTGGTAATGTGACTGGAATGTCCTCAAACTTCGGCAAAGGCAAAGAGGGTAAATCAAAGGATGTATCTCTGAATATCGGCAGGGAGGGCAGGGAGGAAGGCACTTTTGGTTTGATGTGAGGTGTCTCCTTGTTTGCTCTCCAGTACTTCAACTCTGAATGCAACCAAATGAGTGGGATAAGCAAGATTACAATCAGGATCACGATCTCCATCTCTGGTGGAGGAGGCGGATACGTTTTTAGCAAACGCACCAGGATGACCACCAGCAGGATTGACAGTAATCTGAGACTCCAGATCCTTGTCCGGTCAGTCATGATTCTTCCAGCCTTTCGCCTCTCTCACGCCCTCAGCTCCTCCACCGGCCCGTTGAAGGCCGCCTACAGCAGAGAATTCGGCGGTCGTTCTCGATCTTCTCCATCTGCCCGCAGTGCCTTCTTGATTCTAGCAATTGAGTTCTGTAGTTTCGACCTGTCTTTCTTCCAGCCAACAAGATTTTCAGCATGTCTGTCAGTCAATAATGATGCCCGGCTGTTCTGCCAGTCAAAAAGATAACCATCCAGGTTCAGGGGAATCATGGCGAGTGTCTTCTGGTTTCGCTCCTTCCATAGTTGCTCTTCTTTCCTTAGCGCTTTGTCGATCTCCGTGTTGACCCAGTAACTTTCCAGTGACGATTTGGAGCAGCAAAGAATCACCTTGTCCCACCTGCTGATGCCCCTATCTATCTGATCTCGAATGTCGTCGCCCGGCAGTATCTGGTGCCTGTCTAGCCAACATCGAATGCCTTCGTTCTGCAGGGCATCAAAGAGATGAGTAGCGAACTCCTTGTCATCGTGACTGTAGCTGATGAAGCAGGAGTAGTACTCGCTGGCCTTGGTGTGCAGGAGTTTGTACCAGTCGATCAGGCTGTCCGGAAGGCCGCAGCCGCGGAGGAACACATCGGGAAGCCCCTTGGACTTGATCAGTGTCTGATAGTCTACAGAGCTCGCTGACATGTGCTTGCACATATCAAGTCCAAATGCATCGGTTAGGTTTACTGACAGGAATCGTGCTTGATAGAGGTAGGCTCCTGTGAAATCTGCTCCAGTTAGATCAGTCGCAGAGAAAATCGTCCCAGTTAAACCGGCCTGTATTAGTACAGCGCCGAACAAGTCGGCTCCTGAGAAATCTGTGAGATAACAGTGTGATTTGATGAGTCGAGCATTCCGGAGATTTGTAGAGTGAAATTCCGCTTCCAACAGAAATGCGCTGGAAAGGTCGGAATTGCTTAGATTCGCCGCCTCGAACTCCGTGCGCCCCTCGACAAAAGTGAGCCTCTTGCCAAAATGCGCAGCAGTCAGTATTGTTGACTTCAAATTCGCGTCAGATAAGTTGATCCCCTGTAGGTTCCTTCCATTTAGATTTGCGCCATGCAATTCGTAATTGTCTGCACCAAAGTCTGGCTTCAGCGTCGGATTCTCCTTCCTCCACTTATTCCAAGCTTCAACGCCCTGCTTCAAGATCTTCACATGCTCTTCATTCGCCATTGTCTGCTATTCCTCCGCTGCCCGCCCCACAAAAAAACTCCCAGCCCGTAATCTCCTCGAGCTTCTCAATTCCGATCTCGTAATCGTAGGGACTGCCCGGCAAAATCTCCGACTGATTCTGAAAACACATTGTACGGTTGTATCGAACGGATCCATGGTCTCCCCTTTAGCTATCATCAACATACACTCAGAGCTACAGTCTGTCAACTGGAAACCCAACCAACTCGGTCGCCGCAACCTTCAGCCGTACCAACGCGCCGAACTTGCCCTCAAGCTGGAAGATGTTTTCAGGGAGAAGGCGAAAGAGAATCAAAAGGTTCATGGCGGGACAGCGCCAGGCCGAACACTTTCGCAGATATCGGCAGAACCGATCGACACACGATCCGAACTCGCCCGAGTCGCTGGCGCATCCCTCACTCAAATCTCTGCAATTACTTTGATATGTCCAAATCAGCAGTCGGGAAATTCATCGCCGTTCGAGTCTCCCGGTGCGGGTCCTCCTGCAAAGATGTATTGAATCAAGTATAGAACGTCATCGACGTCAATCGCGCAAAAACCACTCGTGAAGAGAATTATCTCTTCAAAGACAGATGAACTTTATCCTTGACTAGTCAGCGACTGTACGTTTTCAGACAAAGTGGACATTCTGACTTGAAAGTCAAAACACAGTTTATCTCATGGAAATCAGTCTCCAGCTGTCCCGGCTCCAGAAGAATCCGGCATTGACTGATAGAATGATCCGATCACTACTCAGGGATCACGCCTTCAGTGTATTTGTCTGTGTCACTTTCTGTGTCAGTGCTTTCTCTCGTCAACTTGCGGGATGATGATTGTGAGGCAGCAGGCAGCACATAAACAATCAGGCGGCCGAGAGAACCCGACCGCCTGTGTCGCGAGAAATCTGGGGAGATGATCTATTTCATGAGCACCATCTTTCTGGCGTCAGTGAAGTCGTCCGCCGATATCGTGTAGAAATAGATACCGGATGATACCGGCTCGCCGTCGTCGGTCGTACCATGCCATGTGACATTGTGCTCTCCGGCCTGCATGATGTCGTCGACGAGTGTAGCGACACTCTGGCCCATGATGTTGTAAACTGCGAGCGTGACGCGCGAGTCCTTCGGCAGGCTAAAGCTGATCTGTGTTGTCGGATTGAACGGGTTGGGATAGTTCTGATTGAGTGCGTAACTACCCGGTATCATACGGCCCTCGGTCTGCCTGTTGAGTTGCGTTTCGAGCCTGCCGCCGCCCTCGGCGACAGCGGCCGAATTGACAAGTTCCAACTTACCATCACCTTCGTATGAGATACTGATGATGTCGATCCCACCTGCGGGGATCATGTTCTGACCGTAGATGTCGATCAACCCAACCTTGAACATACCGTCAGTTTCGCTGAAGAAGACGCCAACACCATCGATTAGACTTCTTGCCTCCAGTTTCGAAACATCTCCGGAGGCCGCGAACTCGAACTGGGCAGCCTGCACCTCTCGATCTGCATCCAGCGACAGCGTAAACGAATTTCCGCCGTCGTGGCCATCACTCATGACCACTCCGACGCTGCCAACCACTGTCTTGGGTGGTGCGGACTTGCCACCACCGCAGTCTCCCGGTGCCGGTCCACCGGCGAATATGAACTCGATGAGGTAGACTACGTCATCGATATCGACTGTGCCGGAGCAGTCAGCGTCACCAGCCTCGTAGGGAATTGGCGGCTGGCCGCCTGCGAAGATGTATTCAATCGAGAAGACGACATCGTCGATATCGACAGCACCGTTGCCATCGGCGTCGCCATCCACGTAAGTACCTTCGTATACAGCATCCCAGATCGACTGGCCAATAATCGGAGGAACAGTCGAACCATCCTTGTACGTTATTCCGGCAGGCGTCATGCTTGTCGACGTAACCGGGACGCATGCGGGCGATCTAGTGTATTGATCATAGTTAACACTGACAGACCCCCAGTTGAGATTCCAGCTAGCTGTCAAGTCGATAAGATCGACTGACTGACCCGGTGTCAGATGGAGCGGATCGGCGTTTGATCCGTCAAAAGCGCGAATGAGGAGAATACAATTTTGTTCAACACTCCCTTGAGTCGAGATGTTGCGAACTGTTGTGGACGTTCCGGGAGCAGACAGTCCGTTGCTCCACGTATAGCTGATGGAACCCTGAGATCCCCCGACGATGGGCAGTTCAATCGGGATTGTCACCATCCAGACATACATATCGTCCCAGGTGTTGTTTCTCAGACGAATCGTAACCGTGCTGGAGCCACTTCCTGTCGCCGTTATCGGACTGGGAAACAGGACTTGAAGACCGGATTGACTCGGCACCTCAACCGGATGAGGAACTGTCAGGAGTTGGTCTATTCCCGATAGGAAATAGAGGCTGAATTGTAAAGCATCGCCATAGGTCGGTTGGCAGGAGAAGAAGGGATTCGCCCAGCCGTCATACTCCCAACTGGCTGTAACAGAGGAGGGGACAGGCTGGGGGTTGTTGCTGGTAAGGTAAGATATCATATAGACCAGGTCTGCAACAGACAGCACCAAGCCATCATTGTTCGGATCCCACTTGTGGCCATTGAAGCAACTCGCTTCGCCGTACAAATTCGACATAGTCAACTGGTCAACGAAACTCAGCATTTCACGCTGTCCAATGACGTCCTGAAAATACTCGTACGGAGGCAATACATCAATTGTTGGGAGGCCGTTCTTACTGAATGCGTCATCATTATAGTGCATCACCGACATGAAGTCGTACGGGCCGAACATGAAGCCTACCCATGTCGAGTCGGGCGAGTGAATGTAGAAATTGGATTCTCGACCCGCTTCGATGTTTCCCCAGTTGATCTGCACGAAATCATCGCGATCTTCGCGACTCTGTTCGTGCCAGAGTCCGAGCGCATGTCCGAGCTCATGTGTGATGATGAATTCCCAGGTCCAGTTGAAGATGTTAACAACCTGCTCTCCCCCGATACAACCGACAAATGAGTTGTTACCGGTTGAACTCTGAATATGGATGTAATCGGCCTGTGTAGTTCGAGGAATGAAATCTACTCCAGAGACTTCCTCCCAATTTGACATCGCCTGGAGTGCCCTAGTCCGATTCGTCGAGTTTACATTTGCGTCGAACTCGTAGGGTACCACTCCATTGACCCACAACTCGTTGTACATACAGCCGAGTGTCATCTGATCTTCAAAATCGATGGGAACTATGATGTCCCCTTCTATGATCTTGCATCCCTCAGGG
Coding sequences within it:
- a CDS encoding ATP-binding protein, whose product is MINIYNAKGITVGFRKRPFLFSAIVGQEKLKTAYLANIVNPGIGGLLISGPKGTGKSTVVHSITTVLPDYDAVEDCDFNCDPDRPDRFCTLCHERSDD
- a CDS encoding toll/interleukin-1 receptor domain-containing protein, which codes for MANEEHVKILKQGVEAWNKWRKENPTLKPDFGADNYELHGANLNGRNLQGINLSDANLKSTILTAAHFGKRLTFVEGRTEFEAANLSNSDLSSAFLLEAEFHSTNLRNARLIKSHCYLTDFSGADLFGAVLIQAGLTGTIFSATDLTGADFTGAYLYQARFLSVNLTDAFGLDMCKHMSASSVDYQTLIKSKGLPDVFLRGCGLPDSLIDWYKLLHTKASEYYSCFISYSHDDKEFATHLFDALQNEGIRCWLDRHQILPGDDIRDQIDRGISRWDKVILCCSKSSLESYWVNTEIDKALRKEEQLWKERNQKTLAMIPLNLDGYLFDWQNSRASLLTDRHAENLVGWKKDRSKLQNSIARIKKALRADGEDRERPPNSLL
- a CDS encoding T9SS type A sorting domain-containing protein, translating into MNFVTTTTRQMIVVATMISLLTCIAFAGGTPGSGERIDGVPEGCKIIEGDIIVPIDFEDQMTLGCMYNELWVNGVVPYEFDANVNSTNRTRALQAMSNWEEVSGVDFIPRTTQADYIHIQSSTGNNSFVGCIGGEQVVNIFNWTWEFIITHELGHALGLWHEQSREDRDDFVQINWGNIEAGRESNFYIHSPDSTWVGFMFGPYDFMSVMHYNDDAFSKNGLPTIDVLPPYEYFQDVIGQREMLSFVDQLTMSNLYGEASCFNGHKWDPNNDGLVLSVADLVYMISYLTSNNPQPVPSSVTASWEYDGWANPFFSCQPTYGDALQFSLYFLSGIDQLLTVPHPVEVPSQSGLQVLFPSPITATGSGSSTVTIRLRNNTWDDMYVWMVTIPIELPIVGGSQGSISYTWSNGLSAPGTSTTVRNISTQGSVEQNCILLIRAFDGSNADPLHLTPGQSVDLIDLTASWNLNWGSVSVNYDQYTRSPACVPVTSTSMTPAGITYKDGSTVPPIIGQSIWDAVYEGTYVDGDADGNGAVDIDDVVFSIEYIFAGGQPPIPYEAGDADCSGTVDIDDVVYLIEFIFAGGPAPGDCGGGKSAPPKTVVGSVGVVMSDGHDGGNSFTLSLDADREVQAAQFEFAASGDVSKLEARSLIDGVGVFFSETDGMFKVGLIDIYGQNMIPAGGIDIISISYEGDGKLELVNSAAVAEGGGRLETQLNRQTEGRMIPGSYALNQNYPNPFNPTTQISFSLPKDSRVTLAVYNIMGQSVATLVDDIMQAGEHNVTWHGTTDDGEPVSSGIYFYTISADDFTDARKMVLMK